In a single window of the Bradyrhizobium sp. ORS 285 genome:
- a CDS encoding amino acid ABC transporter permease, giving the protein MSIEARLPPPQYGLRLKRMLGGKAGWNGIILQILFVAVLVWVGYEIIANARSNLAAQRITSGFGFLNNTAGFDVNQALISYSGSDSYSRVLIVGVLNTLLVSVIGIVLATILGFLVALGRLSPNALLSRVSGAYVELIRNLPLLFQILFWYLAVLAALPGPRQSISLFSTFFLNNRGFIVPRAVEEPGLMPFLIALGVAIAGSIGLRFYARRELFVRGHAMRIWPYVLGMLMGLPLIAMLVFGAPIAWEVPVLKGFNFAGGSRIIPELVALTLALTMYTASFIAEVVRAGILSVHKGQMEAGLSLGLSRGTVLRLIVVPQALRVILPPLTNQYLNLTKNSSLAVAIGYPDLVSVFAGTTMSQTGQAIEIIGITMGVYLALSLITSALMSFYSWRLGKRLGA; this is encoded by the coding sequence ATGAGCATCGAAGCGAGGCTACCGCCTCCGCAATATGGGCTTCGTCTGAAGCGCATGCTCGGAGGCAAGGCAGGATGGAACGGCATCATCCTGCAGATCCTGTTCGTCGCAGTCCTGGTGTGGGTTGGCTATGAGATCATAGCCAACGCCCGCAGCAACCTGGCGGCCCAGCGCATCACGTCGGGCTTCGGGTTTCTCAACAATACGGCCGGGTTCGATGTGAACCAGGCCCTGATCAGCTACTCCGGCTCGGACAGCTATAGCCGCGTGCTGATCGTCGGCGTTCTCAATACGCTGCTGGTGTCGGTCATCGGCATCGTGCTGGCAACGATCCTCGGCTTCCTCGTCGCGCTCGGCCGGCTGTCTCCCAATGCTCTGCTGTCGCGGGTGTCGGGCGCCTATGTCGAGCTGATCCGCAACCTGCCTTTGCTGTTCCAGATCCTGTTCTGGTATCTCGCGGTGCTCGCGGCGTTGCCGGGACCGCGCCAGAGCATTTCGCTGTTTTCGACCTTCTTCCTCAACAACCGCGGCTTCATCGTTCCACGTGCGGTCGAGGAGCCGGGCCTGATGCCGTTCCTGATCGCGCTCGGTGTCGCGATCGCAGGCTCGATCGGCCTGCGCTTCTATGCGCGGCGCGAGTTGTTCGTGCGCGGCCATGCGATGCGAATCTGGCCCTACGTGTTGGGAATGCTGATGGGCCTGCCGCTCATTGCGATGCTCGTGTTCGGCGCGCCCATCGCATGGGAGGTGCCGGTGCTGAAGGGCTTCAACTTCGCCGGCGGCTCGCGCATCATTCCCGAGCTCGTCGCGCTGACGCTGGCGCTGACGATGTATACGGCGTCGTTCATCGCCGAGGTCGTCCGCGCCGGTATCCTCTCCGTGCACAAGGGGCAGATGGAAGCGGGGCTGTCGCTCGGCCTCAGCCGCGGCACCGTGCTGCGTCTGATCGTGGTGCCGCAGGCGCTGCGGGTGATCCTGCCGCCGCTGACCAATCAGTATCTGAACCTGACCAAGAACTCATCGCTCGCGGTGGCCATCGGCTATCCCGACCTGGTGTCGGTGTTCGCCGGCACCACCATGAGCCAGACCGGGCAGGCCATCGAGATCATCGGCATCACCATGGGCGTCTATCTGGCGCTGTCGCTGATCACGAGCGCGCTGATGAGCTTCTACAGCTGGCGGCTCGGCAAGAGACTCGGTGCATGA
- a CDS encoding amino acid ABC transporter permease: MTDITASTFIRQDMAGERPAPVKTTGFVGFVRTRLLNSPTNILLTLVSALLIWFTVIPALKFMLVDAVWVGKDRDACLAENAGRAVGACWPYVSAKFGQFMYGFYPDAERWRVNLTYLLAVVLLVPLLIPRLPAKGLNAGLFFFALPVVAFFLLYGGGLSGFGVSWTTSTLQLFVESIDTAGNALVRAGDSVPVVGMLLWLLGKLVVLIGTLFSLVIWPLVWIRHELQQSHQPVWNDLVLTGIVVTALVFVIGGGSRALRSVIATAATFVGIAIVIAVMGLDHGGLQIIDTRLWGGMLVTLVVSVIGIVASMPIGIALALGRRSTIPLIRIFSIAFIELVRGVPLITVLFFATYMLPLFLPGNVRVDGLVRALIGVALFSGAYMAEVIRGGLQAIPRGQAEAASALGLSWWKTTSFIVLPQALRHVIPGIVNSFISLFKDTSLVSIVALFDLLGSLKASFADPVWATPTTAFTGFAFTGLIYFAFCFGMSRYSLLVERRLNAHRRN; encoded by the coding sequence ATGACCGATATCACCGCTTCGACCTTCATTCGTCAGGACATGGCCGGGGAACGCCCGGCGCCGGTGAAGACGACGGGCTTCGTCGGATTCGTCCGCACCCGGCTCCTGAACTCGCCGACCAACATCCTGCTCACGCTGGTCAGCGCGCTGTTGATCTGGTTCACCGTGATCCCGGCGTTGAAGTTCATGCTGGTGGATGCGGTCTGGGTCGGCAAGGATCGTGATGCCTGTCTGGCGGAGAACGCAGGGCGTGCGGTCGGCGCCTGCTGGCCATACGTTTCGGCGAAGTTCGGCCAGTTCATGTACGGCTTCTATCCGGACGCCGAGCGCTGGCGGGTCAATCTGACCTATCTGCTCGCGGTGGTGCTGCTGGTGCCGCTGCTGATCCCGCGCCTGCCGGCGAAGGGGCTGAACGCGGGGCTGTTCTTCTTCGCGCTGCCGGTGGTCGCGTTCTTCCTGCTGTATGGCGGTGGCCTTTCCGGCTTCGGCGTGAGCTGGACGACCAGCACGCTGCAGCTGTTCGTCGAGAGCATCGATACGGCGGGCAACGCGCTGGTTCGTGCCGGCGACAGCGTGCCTGTGGTGGGCATGCTGTTGTGGCTGCTCGGCAAGCTCGTCGTGCTGATCGGAACGCTGTTCTCGCTGGTGATCTGGCCATTGGTCTGGATCCGCCATGAGCTGCAGCAATCGCATCAGCCGGTGTGGAATGATCTCGTGCTCACGGGCATCGTGGTCACCGCGCTCGTGTTCGTGATCGGCGGCGGGAGCAGGGCGCTGCGCTCGGTCATCGCGACGGCCGCGACCTTCGTCGGCATCGCCATCGTCATCGCTGTGATGGGCCTCGACCATGGCGGTCTGCAGATCATCGACACCCGGCTGTGGGGCGGCATGCTGGTGACGCTGGTCGTCTCGGTCATCGGCATCGTCGCCTCGATGCCGATCGGCATTGCGCTGGCGCTCGGGCGGCGCTCGACGATTCCGCTGATCCGCATCTTCTCGATTGCCTTCATCGAGCTGGTGCGCGGCGTGCCGCTGATCACCGTGCTGTTCTTCGCGACCTACATGCTGCCGTTGTTCCTGCCCGGCAATGTCAGGGTCGACGGCCTGGTGCGTGCGCTGATCGGCGTCGCGCTGTTCTCCGGCGCCTACATGGCCGAGGTGATCCGTGGCGGCCTGCAGGCCATTCCGCGCGGGCAGGCGGAAGCGGCGAGCGCGCTCGGCCTGTCCTGGTGGAAGACGACGAGCTTCATCGTCCTGCCGCAGGCGCTGCGCCATGTCATTCCGGGCATCGTCAACAGCTTCATCTCGCTGTTCAAGGACACCTCGCTGGTGTCGATCGTGGCGCTGTTCGACCTGCTCGGCAGCCTCAAGGCCTCGTTCGCCGATCCGGTCTGGGCGACGCCGACCACGGCGTTCACCGGCTTTGCCTTCACCGGACTGATCTACTTCGCCTTCTGCTTCGGCATGTCACGCTACTCCCTGCTGGTCGAGCGCCGTCTCAACGCGCACCGGCGCAATTGA
- a CDS encoding amino acid ABC transporter ATP-binding protein: MSANSIVSISALNKWYGEFHVLRDINMSVAKGERIVICGPSGSGKSTLIRCINALEEFQEGEINVDGIDLGPNLKRVDEVRREVGMVFQSFNLFPHLTVLENCTLAPIWVRNIPQKEAEATAMKFLERVKIPHQAQKYPGQMSGGQQQRVAIARALTMNPKVMLFDEPTSALDPEMVKEVLDTMVDLAKEGMTMLVVTHEMGFAREVANRVVFMDAGQIIESNTPQEFFANPQHARSKLFLSQILRH, encoded by the coding sequence ATGTCTGCAAACTCCATCGTCAGCATCTCCGCGCTCAACAAATGGTACGGCGAGTTTCACGTGCTGCGTGACATCAACATGTCCGTCGCCAAAGGCGAGCGCATCGTGATCTGCGGTCCCTCCGGCTCGGGCAAGTCGACCCTGATCCGCTGCATCAATGCGCTGGAGGAATTCCAGGAGGGCGAGATCAATGTCGACGGCATCGATCTCGGCCCGAACCTCAAGCGCGTCGACGAGGTGCGCCGCGAGGTCGGCATGGTGTTCCAGAGCTTCAACCTGTTCCCGCATCTGACCGTGCTGGAGAACTGCACCCTGGCGCCGATCTGGGTGCGCAACATTCCGCAGAAGGAAGCCGAAGCGACCGCGATGAAGTTCCTGGAGCGGGTCAAGATCCCGCATCAGGCGCAGAAATATCCGGGCCAGATGTCCGGCGGTCAGCAGCAGCGCGTGGCGATCGCTCGCGCGCTGACGATGAATCCGAAGGTCATGCTGTTCGACGAGCCGACCTCGGCGCTCGACCCGGAGATGGTCAAGGAGGTGCTCGACACCATGGTCGACCTCGCCAAGGAGGGCATGACCATGCTGGTCGTCACCCACGAAATGGGCTTCGCCCGCGAGGTCGCCAACCGCGTCGTTTTCATGGACGCCGGCCAGATCATCGAGTCGAACACGCCGCAGGAATTCTTCGCCAACCCGCAGCATGCGCGCAGCAAGCTGTTCCTGAGCCAGATCCTGCGGCATTGA
- a CDS encoding cysteine synthase A, with the protein MAIRNDVVQAIGNTPLIKLQRASEATGCTILGKAEFMNPGQSVKDRAGKWMILEAEKRGDLKPGGLVVEATAGNTGIGLAVVAAARGYRTLIVIPETQSQEKKDMLRLCGADLVEVPALPFNNPNNYQHVGRRLADELRKTEPNGVLFADQWNNLDNAKAHYESTGPEIWEQTDGKVDAFICAVGTGGTIAGTSRYLKDRSKDIVTACADPHGFAMYNWFKNGEVKSTPGDSITEGIGIGRVTPVIETAKVDDAFLVSDEEAVNTIYDLVQHEGLCLGGSTGVNVAGAVQLARKLGPGHTIVTILCDSGTRYQSKLYNPEFMRSKNLPVPEWLERRSGITPPFV; encoded by the coding sequence ATGGCCATAAGAAACGACGTCGTCCAGGCGATCGGCAACACGCCCCTGATCAAGCTCCAGCGCGCCTCGGAGGCGACGGGCTGCACTATTCTCGGCAAGGCCGAGTTCATGAATCCGGGCCAGTCGGTCAAGGACCGCGCCGGCAAGTGGATGATCCTCGAGGCTGAGAAGCGCGGCGATCTGAAGCCCGGCGGGCTCGTCGTTGAAGCCACCGCCGGCAACACCGGCATCGGGCTCGCGGTGGTCGCAGCCGCACGCGGCTATCGCACCTTGATCGTGATCCCGGAGACGCAGAGCCAGGAAAAGAAGGACATGCTGCGGCTGTGCGGCGCCGATCTGGTCGAGGTCCCCGCCCTGCCGTTCAACAATCCCAACAACTATCAGCATGTCGGCCGCCGGCTTGCCGACGAGCTGCGCAAGACCGAGCCCAACGGCGTGCTGTTCGCCGACCAGTGGAACAATCTCGACAATGCCAAGGCGCATTACGAGTCGACGGGCCCGGAGATCTGGGAGCAGACCGACGGCAAGGTCGATGCGTTCATCTGCGCCGTCGGCACCGGCGGCACCATCGCAGGCACCAGCCGCTATCTGAAGGACAGGAGCAAGGACATCGTCACCGCCTGCGCCGATCCGCACGGCTTTGCGATGTACAATTGGTTCAAGAATGGCGAGGTCAAATCGACGCCCGGCGATTCCATTACCGAGGGCATCGGCATCGGCCGCGTGACACCGGTGATCGAGACCGCGAAGGTCGATGACGCGTTCCTGGTCTCGGACGAAGAGGCGGTCAACACGATCTACGATCTCGTGCAGCATGAAGGCCTGTGCCTGGGCGGCTCGACCGGCGTCAACGTCGCCGGCGCGGTGCAGCTCGCCCGGAAGCTCGGCCCCGGCCACACCATCGTGACCATCCTGTGCGACTCCGGCACGCGCTATCAGTCGAAGCTGTACAACCCGGAGTTCATGCGCTCGAAGAACCTGCCGGTGCCGGAATGGCTGGAGCGCCGCAGCGGCATCACGCCGCCGTTCGTGTGA
- a CDS encoding cyclopropane-fatty-acyl-phospholipid synthase family protein has product MPDVIPVTPANIDKVLADLPRLPRLALGFGSRLRKGTLDVTLPDGRIVRLGGAEPGPAAAMILANYGFAAGIINGGDIGIAEAYLNGDWDTPDLTQFLYLFCVNQHLLQAMLEDKPLIRFAQLVRHWFNRNTKRQAKRNIYAHYDIGNAFYSSWLDPSMTYSSALFEEHTTDLTAAQTNKYKRLAEAIDLKPGQTLLEIGCGWGGFAEYAAKTFGTKVVGLTISEQQRDFAQRRIHEAGLSEKVEIRLQDYRDERDRYDRIASIEMIEAVGEEFWPKYFSQLRDRLLPGGLAGVQAITIQDSLFHHYRREVDFIQRYVFPGGMLPTPQILKSLGERFGIPVIRERIFGEDYAKTLAIWRNNFRAAWPGLTPAGFDERFRRLWEYYLSYCEAGFLSGNIDVRQVVFAKSGA; this is encoded by the coding sequence ATGCCGGACGTCATCCCAGTTACCCCCGCCAACATCGACAAAGTGCTCGCCGATCTGCCCCGCCTGCCGCGGCTCGCGCTGGGCTTCGGCTCGCGGCTGAGGAAGGGAACGCTCGACGTGACCCTGCCCGACGGCCGTATCGTCCGGCTCGGCGGCGCCGAGCCGGGTCCGGCGGCGGCGATGATCCTGGCCAATTACGGCTTCGCCGCGGGCATCATCAATGGCGGCGACATCGGCATTGCGGAGGCCTATCTCAATGGCGACTGGGACACGCCGGACCTGACGCAATTTCTTTATCTGTTCTGCGTCAACCAGCATCTGCTGCAGGCCATGCTGGAAGACAAGCCGCTGATCCGGTTCGCCCAGCTGGTGCGGCACTGGTTCAACCGCAACACTAAGCGCCAGGCGAAGCGCAACATCTACGCCCATTACGATATCGGCAATGCGTTCTACTCGTCCTGGCTCGATCCGAGCATGACCTATTCCTCGGCGCTGTTCGAGGAGCACACCACCGACCTCACGGCCGCGCAGACCAACAAATACAAGCGGCTGGCCGAGGCGATCGATCTGAAGCCCGGGCAGACGCTGCTGGAGATCGGCTGCGGCTGGGGCGGCTTCGCCGAATACGCGGCCAAGACGTTCGGCACCAAGGTGGTGGGGCTGACCATCAGCGAACAGCAGCGCGATTTCGCGCAGCGCCGCATCCATGAGGCCGGCCTTTCCGAGAAGGTGGAGATCCGCCTGCAGGACTATCGCGACGAGCGCGACCGTTACGACCGCATCGCCTCGATCGAGATGATCGAGGCCGTCGGTGAAGAGTTCTGGCCGAAATATTTCTCGCAGCTGCGAGACCGCTTGCTGCCCGGCGGGCTCGCCGGTGTCCAGGCGATTACCATCCAGGACAGCCTGTTTCACCACTATCGGCGCGAGGTCGATTTCATCCAGCGCTACGTCTTCCCCGGCGGCATGTTGCCGACGCCGCAGATCCTGAAGTCGCTTGGCGAACGGTTTGGCATACCCGTTATCCGCGAGCGGATCTTCGGGGAAGATTATGCCAAGACGCTGGCGATCTGGCGCAACAATTTTCGCGCGGCTTGGCCGGGCTTGACGCCCGCCGGATTCGACGAACGCTTCCGCCGGCTGTGGGAGTATTATCTCTCCTACTGCGAAGCAGGTTTCCTGTCGGGGAACATCGACGTCAGGCAGGTCGTGTTCGCCAAATCCGGGGCCTGA
- a CDS encoding DUF1365 domain-containing protein, protein MTPDQRAQHEQAPAAALYVGEVMHARMRPTTHRFQYRVMSLLIDVGRLGEADRQSALFGVNRRALYSFHERDHGPRDGSSLLAYAQSCASEHGVDLSGGRVLLLCYPRLLGYVFNPLSVYFCYRSDGTLALMIYEVRNTFGEIKPYVLPVAPGELTDAGLRQEQDKTFYVSPFIDMAMRYHFRVTPPGANVKLRILETGADGPLLAATFSGRRRGLTSHSLLAAFGSLPLVTLKIFGAIHWEALRLWIKGVRLVPRGGTTGSGTDTGLARNDSHAYISQR, encoded by the coding sequence ATGACCCCGGACCAACGAGCACAGCACGAGCAGGCGCCGGCAGCCGCGCTTTATGTCGGCGAGGTCATGCATGCCCGCATGCGACCGACCACGCATCGCTTCCAGTATCGCGTGATGAGCCTGCTGATCGATGTCGGCCGCCTCGGTGAGGCTGACCGGCAGTCCGCGCTGTTCGGCGTCAATCGCCGCGCGCTCTACAGCTTTCACGAGCGAGACCATGGCCCTCGTGACGGCTCGTCGCTGCTCGCCTATGCGCAGAGCTGCGCGTCGGAGCACGGCGTCGATCTCAGCGGCGGACGGGTTCTATTGCTGTGCTATCCACGTCTGCTCGGCTACGTCTTCAATCCGCTCTCGGTGTATTTCTGCTATCGCAGCGATGGCACGCTGGCGCTGATGATCTACGAGGTCCGCAACACCTTCGGCGAGATCAAGCCCTATGTGCTGCCGGTCGCGCCGGGCGAGCTCACCGATGCGGGGCTGCGCCAGGAGCAGGACAAGACCTTCTACGTCTCGCCCTTCATCGACATGGCGATGCGCTACCACTTCCGGGTCACGCCGCCGGGCGCCAACGTCAAGTTGCGGATCCTGGAGACCGGAGCCGATGGCCCGCTGCTCGCCGCCACCTTCTCAGGCCGCCGCCGCGGCCTGACGTCGCACTCGCTGCTCGCCGCGTTCGGCTCCCTGCCCCTGGTCACCTTGAAGATCTTCGGCGCCATCCATTGGGAGGCGCTGCGGCTCTGGATCAAGGGCGTCCGGCTCGTTCCGCGCGGCGGCACGACGGGATCGGGAACCGATACCGGCTTGGCGAGAAACGACAGCCACGCTTATATATCTCAGCGCTGA
- a CDS encoding NAD(P)/FAD-dependent oxidoreductase, which translates to MRVAVVGTGIAGNAAAWSLAKRYPITVYERDLRPGGHSHTVTIDYAGTPVSVDIGFIVYNELNYPELTALFDHLGVETVDSSMSFAVTADAGRFEWKGGGNTWFDTAKGLFAQPSNLLSTSYLWMLRDILTFNEQSTADFKAGRLEGLTLGDYFRQNHFAPRLLTDYLAPMGAAIWSAPASEMLDFPAENFVAFFSNHRLLQYDRPVWRTVKGGSRRYVEKLTASFRNHVRLGSAVTSIERRPHGVVVQDSSGHRETYDHVVIAAHSDQALAMLSDADEQERSVLGAIKYSPNTIYLHRDSRLMPKRRRAWASWNFLRWQREGVPMNDVAVTYWMNNLQGIDHDKPLFVSLNPPFAPAPELTFGNYVCEHPQYTAAAFAAQKRLAAIQGQRHTWFCGAWTGYGFHEDGLRSGLAVAEALGAPVPWRGLPAELAEAAE; encoded by the coding sequence ATGCGAGTTGCGGTGGTTGGAACGGGTATTGCGGGCAATGCCGCAGCCTGGTCCTTGGCGAAGCGTTATCCGATCACCGTCTACGAGCGAGATCTCCGTCCCGGCGGCCACAGCCACACCGTGACGATCGATTATGCCGGAACGCCGGTGTCGGTCGACATCGGCTTCATCGTCTACAATGAGCTGAATTATCCGGAATTGACGGCGCTGTTCGACCATCTCGGGGTCGAGACGGTCGACAGCAGCATGAGCTTCGCCGTCACGGCGGATGCCGGCCGGTTCGAATGGAAAGGCGGCGGCAACACCTGGTTCGACACCGCCAAGGGCCTGTTCGCCCAGCCGAGCAACCTGCTGTCGACATCCTATCTGTGGATGCTCAGGGACATCCTCACCTTCAACGAGCAGAGCACGGCCGATTTCAAGGCTGGCCGCCTGGAGGGACTGACACTCGGCGACTACTTCCGCCAAAATCATTTCGCCCCGCGCCTGCTCACGGATTACCTGGCGCCGATGGGCGCCGCGATCTGGTCGGCACCGGCGTCCGAAATGCTGGACTTTCCGGCCGAGAACTTCGTGGCCTTCTTCAGCAACCATCGGTTGCTGCAGTATGATCGCCCGGTCTGGCGCACGGTGAAGGGGGGCAGCCGTCGTTATGTCGAGAAGCTGACCGCGAGCTTCCGCAATCATGTCAGGCTTGGCAGCGCCGTGACATCAATCGAGCGCAGGCCCCATGGTGTCGTCGTTCAGGACAGCAGCGGCCATCGCGAGACCTACGATCACGTCGTCATCGCTGCACATAGCGACCAGGCGCTCGCGATGCTTTCCGACGCCGATGAGCAGGAGCGCAGCGTGCTCGGCGCGATCAAATATTCGCCCAACACGATCTATCTGCACCGCGACAGCAGGTTGATGCCGAAGCGGCGGCGCGCCTGGGCGTCGTGGAATTTCCTGCGCTGGCAGCGCGAGGGCGTTCCGATGAACGACGTGGCGGTGACCTATTGGATGAACAATCTCCAGGGCATCGACCATGACAAGCCGCTGTTCGTCAGCCTCAATCCCCCCTTCGCTCCGGCTCCGGAGCTGACTTTCGGCAATTATGTCTGTGAGCATCCGCAATACACGGCTGCCGCCTTTGCGGCGCAGAAGCGTCTGGCAGCGATTCAGGGGCAGCGCCACACCTGGTTCTGCGGCGCCTGGACCGGCTATGGTTTCCACGAGGACGGGCTGCGCTCGGGCCTCGCTGTGGCGGAGGCACTCGGCGCGCCCGTGCCGTGGCGTGGGCTTCCCGCCGAGCTCGCCGAAGCTGCGGAATAG
- a CDS encoding efflux transporter outer membrane subunit, translating into MSIVPIAVDEPCRASVHTRTVAGKPDNRAPVGLRHFVRLIAALGLAASSAGCLLTQDIPDPALDLPKRYKSASGADIAAPPALDWWRGFGSRELTQLMEEAQSVNLDIAAAVARFRQADALARQAGAALLPSLSANGQETYSRTSGSSSSGLTNGGREVVNYQASLSASYQLDFFGQNRDALQAAEETAVANRFDRDVTQLTTLATVANAYFQVLAAQDRIRTAERNITSATRVLDAIRERQKAGTGNDLDVAQQESVLANQKAAVPPLRQTLDQNVNALAVLVSRSPEGIHISGGSLDQIRTPRVTPGLPSELLTQRPDIRRQEAQLASATANVGSARAQFFPSIQLTGNGGYQSAALVSLFQPHAAFFSLAGSLTQPIFDGGRILGNFENAKARQDELLQTYRKTVIQSFTDVNNALFAIKQTTLRLQLQRQVVASSRRAFELSEQQLRAGTADIVTVLNTQLTLFQAEDVLWQAQLARLQAYVSLYQALGGGWEPRMEKSADAL; encoded by the coding sequence GTGTCCATCGTGCCGATTGCCGTCGACGAGCCTTGCCGCGCGTCCGTTCACACGCGGACCGTCGCCGGAAAGCCGGACAACCGCGCGCCGGTTGGCCTGCGGCATTTCGTCCGCTTGATCGCCGCGCTCGGATTGGCGGCGAGCTCCGCCGGTTGTCTGCTGACGCAGGATATCCCTGATCCCGCCCTCGATCTGCCCAAGCGCTACAAGTCCGCGTCCGGCGCGGACATCGCTGCGCCGCCGGCGCTGGATTGGTGGCGCGGCTTCGGCTCCCGCGAGCTGACCCAGCTGATGGAGGAGGCGCAGAGCGTCAACCTCGACATCGCCGCCGCCGTGGCGCGGTTCAGGCAGGCCGACGCGCTGGCGCGGCAGGCCGGCGCGGCGCTGCTGCCGAGCCTGTCGGCCAACGGGCAGGAGACCTATTCGCGCACGTCAGGCTCGAGCTCGAGCGGGCTCACCAACGGCGGCCGCGAGGTCGTCAACTATCAGGCCTCGCTGTCGGCGAGCTATCAGCTCGACTTCTTCGGCCAGAACCGCGACGCCTTGCAGGCGGCCGAGGAGACGGCGGTCGCCAATCGCTTCGATCGCGATGTCACCCAGCTGACCACGCTGGCCACCGTCGCCAACGCCTATTTCCAGGTGCTCGCGGCACAGGACCGCATCCGCACCGCCGAGCGCAATATCACCAGCGCCACGCGGGTGCTCGATGCGATTCGCGAGCGGCAGAAGGCGGGCACCGGCAACGACCTCGATGTCGCCCAGCAGGAGAGCGTGCTCGCCAACCAGAAGGCCGCGGTGCCGCCGTTGCGCCAGACTCTCGACCAGAACGTCAATGCACTCGCCGTGCTGGTGTCGCGCTCGCCTGAGGGCATCCACATCTCCGGCGGGTCGCTGGACCAGATCAGGACGCCGCGGGTCACGCCGGGGCTGCCGTCGGAGCTGCTGACGCAGCGGCCTGACATCCGCAGGCAGGAAGCCCAGCTCGCCTCGGCCACGGCGAATGTCGGCAGTGCGCGGGCGCAGTTCTTCCCGAGCATCCAGCTGACCGGCAATGGCGGCTACCAGAGTGCGGCGCTGGTTTCGCTGTTTCAGCCGCATGCGGCGTTCTTCAGCCTGGCCGGCAGCCTGACCCAGCCGATCTTCGACGGCGGCCGGATCCTCGGCAATTTCGAGAATGCCAAAGCGCGCCAGGACGAGCTGCTGCAGACCTATCGCAAGACGGTCATCCAGTCGTTCACAGACGTCAACAATGCGCTGTTCGCGATCAAGCAGACGACGCTGCGGCTGCAACTGCAGCGGCAGGTCGTCGCGTCCTCCCGCCGGGCCTTCGAGCTGTCGGAGCAGCAGCTCCGCGCAGGAACCGCCGACATCGTCACTGTCTTGAACACCCAATTGACGCTGTTTCAGGCCGAAGACGTACTGTGGCAGGCACAGCTCGCGCGCCTGCAGGCGTATGTGAGCCTGTATCAGGCGCTCGGCGGAGGCTGGGAGCCGCGCATGGAGAAGTCGGCCGATGCTCTTTAA